AAAAGGCTAAGAAAAAAATCGAAGGCCATTTCCCGGGCGCATCTGAAATGACGCTTGCCAAAATGGCCCTGCTTGGGGCAGATTGTGATCATGAAGCGATGAATGGCAAGGAAATTTACGACCGGCTCATGCAGGGATATATGGTTTCGCTGCGCCATTCCTCCATCAGACCTGACCTTCCTGTGCTTTTAAAGGACATGAGGGAAATGGGGATCGATCAATATGATTCCATGTTCTTCAATACAGACGGTTCGACTCCTGGATTTTATGAAGATGGTGTTCTGGACCGGGTCATAAAGATGGCCATCGAGGAAGGCATTCCGCCGATCGATGCCTATCATATGGCATCGTATCATGTTGCAAAATATTATGGCTTCCAGCATCTCCACGGCATGATTGCCACCGGAAGAATTGCGAACATCAACTTATTGGAGGATGAAAATAATCCAACACCGGTCAGCGTTATCTCCAAAGGGAAATGGATTATGCGCGATGGTGAACTAGTGGAGGATATGCAGGAAATCTCCTGGGCTGAACATGGTTTTTCTCCATTGAGTTTCAATTGGGATCTCACGATGGATGATCTGCAGTTTTCCATGCCTTTTGGAATTGAAATGGTGAACGATGTTATCACGAAACCATATTCGATCACCATGGATGTTGCCATCGACGAATTGCCGATGAATCATGATGAAAGCTTCCTGATGCTTCTCGACCGTAATGGTGAATGGAGGATCAACACCCTCGTCAAAGGGTTTGCCGACAGCGTCAGAGGCTTTGCGTCATCTTTTTCAAATACAGGTGATATCATATTGATCGGAAAATGCAAAAAAGATATGCTCCTTGCCTTTAAACGGATGAAAGAACTTGGCGGGGGCATCGTGCTGACGGAAAATGAACAAGTCCTTCATGAAATTCCGTTGGTATTATCCGGCGTCATGTCAGAGAAAGAGATGCCTCAGCTCATTGAAGAGGAAAAAACCCTGAAGCGATTACTAAAAGAACGGGGATATCCATTTGGAGATCCAGTCTATTCCCTACTCTTTTTCTCGTCTACACATTTGCCTTATATACGCATCACACCGAGGGGAATGTACGATGTAATGAAGAAAACGGTACTCTTTCCAACGATAATGCGTTAAAATAATAAAGAGACAGTCTGTTCAAAGGGGAGAAGGTTGTTGGTAAAAAAATTCATCACATGAGTTTGATTGAACGGAAGGTGTGAGACTCTGCAGCGGAGCGAGCATCCTGCCGTGGAGATCAAATTATGCTAGCAAACTTTATGAATAGAGCAGGTTATAAAGAAATATAGGGGTGTCAATTTTATGCTGAAAAAAATGCTGGTGCTAATACTGGCAGCTGTATTAATGCTTTCTGCATGCGGTGGAAAAACAGAGAAAACCGCAGATCCGAAAGCGAAGTCCAATGAGAATTCTAAAACAACCAGTGAGCAGAATCCACAGGAAAATCAGAAAAAGGACGAATATCCTTACCATTATCCACTGACGGGAATCGGGACGAATGAAGAGCCCAAAAGGCGTTCTGTTGCAGTCATGATCAATAACTTCCCGGCAGCACGCCCACAGTCCGGTTTGCAAAAGGCGGATGTGACCTATGAAGTGTTGGCTGAAGGCGATATCACACGCTTCCTTGCCATTTTCCAAAGTGAACTCCCTGAAAAAGTCGGTCCTGTCCGAAGTGCACGCGACTATTTCATCAATTTGGCCAAAGGATATGACAGCTTGTACATTGCGCACGGCTACAGTCCGGAAGCAAGGCAAATGCTGATGTCCGGCTACATCGACAATCTCAATGGCATTCAGTATGATGGAACGCTTTTCAAAAGGGCAAGCTTCCGAAAAGCGCCGCACAATTCATACATTACCTTCGAAAATATCCAAAAAGGAGCCGATCAGCGCGGCTACGAAATGGATACACCGCCCGCGCCGCTGCCATTCATGACAAAGGATGAAGCAGACAAGCTGACAGGCGATGACGGAAAGAACGTGATGATTTCTTATTATCACAACCAATCCTTTGAAGTCGTGTACGAATACGATGATAGTTCGAAAAAATATAAAAGATATTCCGGAGGGGAACTGACTGCGGATTTAGATACTAAAGAGCCGGTCCTTCTTGACAATATTTTCATCATTGAAACCGATCACAAGATCATTGACAGCCATGGCCGCCGTGATATTAACTTAAAATCAGGGGGAAATGCCTACCTCGTCCAAAGAGGCGTAGTCAAAAAGGTTCAATGGAAAAACATTGAGGGCCGTATCCTTCCGTATGAAAACGGAAAAGCATTGAATTTCGTCCAGGGGAAAACATGGATCAACATCGTACCGACCGATCCCGGCTTGGATGAGATGGTATCATTCCATAAAGAATAGTGAAATTAAAGGAGATAAAAGCATGCAAATTGAAAAATTAAGAGGAAAAGAACTCGATCAGCTTTTTAAAGCCGTTTTAACTCTTAAAGATCTTGAAGAATGCTATCTATTTTTTGATGACCTAGCCACAGTGAACGAAATCCAATCCCTAGCCCAGCGCCTGGAAGTAGCCAGAATGCTGCGCGACGGAAAAACATATCACAAAATCGAAACCGAAACAGGAGCGAGCACCGCAACCATCTCCCGCGTCAAACGCTGCTTGAACTACGGCAATGACGCATACTTAATGGTCCTGGATCGATTAAAAGACGAAGATGAAAGCAAAGAAACAGAAGCAGAATAATTTCTATTGAAAAGGCAGCGGGGTTGATCCCCGTTGCTTTTTGTTATTTTAGGGCGAGGACGTCGGTTTGTGGATGGATTTTGGGGAACGAAGGTGGCAGGATGCATGGCAGATGAAATCTGGTGCCCGTAGTGGAGAGAAAGTAGATTGAGGGGAACCAGAATCGAGGTCAGGTGCCCGTTGTGGAGAAAAAGTGGATTGAGGGGAATCAGAATTGCAGTCT
This window of the Falsibacillus albus genome carries:
- a CDS encoding adenine deaminase C-terminal domain-containing protein, with product MAEQRYRWKNKQIRDHVAVLNHKKSPSIVLKNARYLHSVFKKWLTGNIWILDDRIVYVGEAMPENIQGCEIVDCSSYTLVPGYIEPHVHPFQLYNPQSFSQYASQTGTTTFINDNLMLVLLLGKKKAFSLLGELKKLPVTMYWWSRFDSQTELSNEETVFSPGEVKAWIEHEDVVQGGELTCWPKLLAGDDLILHWIQETKKAKKKIEGHFPGASEMTLAKMALLGADCDHEAMNGKEIYDRLMQGYMVSLRHSSIRPDLPVLLKDMREMGIDQYDSMFFNTDGSTPGFYEDGVLDRVIKMAIEEGIPPIDAYHMASYHVAKYYGFQHLHGMIATGRIANINLLEDENNPTPVSVISKGKWIMRDGELVEDMQEISWAEHGFSPLSFNWDLTMDDLQFSMPFGIEMVNDVITKPYSITMDVAIDELPMNHDESFLMLLDRNGEWRINTLVKGFADSVRGFASSFSNTGDIILIGKCKKDMLLAFKRMKELGGGIVLTENEQVLHEIPLVLSGVMSEKEMPQLIEEEKTLKRLLKERGYPFGDPVYSLLFFSSTHLPYIRITPRGMYDVMKKTVLFPTIMR
- a CDS encoding YerC/YecD family TrpR-related protein, with amino-acid sequence MQIEKLRGKELDQLFKAVLTLKDLEECYLFFDDLATVNEIQSLAQRLEVARMLRDGKTYHKIETETGASTATISRVKRCLNYGNDAYLMVLDRLKDEDESKETEAE
- a CDS encoding DUF3048 domain-containing protein, translated to MLKKMLVLILAAVLMLSACGGKTEKTADPKAKSNENSKTTSEQNPQENQKKDEYPYHYPLTGIGTNEEPKRRSVAVMINNFPAARPQSGLQKADVTYEVLAEGDITRFLAIFQSELPEKVGPVRSARDYFINLAKGYDSLYIAHGYSPEARQMLMSGYIDNLNGIQYDGTLFKRASFRKAPHNSYITFENIQKGADQRGYEMDTPPAPLPFMTKDEADKLTGDDGKNVMISYYHNQSFEVVYEYDDSSKKYKRYSGGELTADLDTKEPVLLDNIFIIETDHKIIDSHGRRDINLKSGGNAYLVQRGVVKKVQWKNIEGRILPYENGKALNFVQGKTWINIVPTDPGLDEMVSFHKE